In Fusarium falciforme chromosome 9, complete sequence, the following are encoded in one genomic region:
- a CDS encoding ZZ-type domain-containing protein — MRLLNSATLEIEEFFSDDTPTYAILSHRWLNGEVSLKDMQDGTATTKAGYHKIKRCCDQALKDGLGFAWVDTCCIDKTSSAELTESINSMYRWYQNAAVCYAYLADVETTDPSEDASFGESVWFTRGWTLQELIAPATVEFFNCAWQKIGTKESLKDIISSITNIDAAMLEGADPDVFSIAKRMSWAAKRTTTRSEDRAYSLLGFFKVNMPMLYGEGERAFIRLQEEIMKISDDQSLFAWKSNSSNYRGLLAKSPMDFIDCFNIIPSKSKWNRIPYSLTTKGLSIELPMVPWAMETYLAALDCELENIPNSRVGIYLQLLPERDQQDWHRKPNSSKSTFDKEIIESVR, encoded by the exons ATGCGCCTTCTCAACTCGGCAACTTTGGAGATCGAAGAGTTCTTCAGCGATGACACTCCAACATACGCAATTCTCTCGCACAGGTGGCTAAATGGCGAGGTGTCTCTTAAAGACATGCAGGATGGCACAGCCACCACCAAGGCAGGCTACCACAAAATTAAGCGATGCTGCGACCAGGCCCTCAAAGACGGGCTTGGGTTCGCGTGGGTTGATACCTGCTGCATCGACAAGACCAGTAGTGCGGAGCTGACCGAGTCCATCAATTCAATGTATCGGTGGTATCAAAATGCAGCAGTATGCTACGCGTACTTGGCTGATGTCGAGACGACTGATCCGTCGGAGGATGCGAGCTTCGGAGAGAGCGTGTGGTTCACCCGAGGTTGGACACTGCAGGAGCTCATAGCGCCTGCGACCGTTGAGTTCTTCAATTGCGCCTGGCAGAAAATCGGGACAAAAGAAAGTCTCAAGGATATCATCTCGAGCATTACAAACATCGATGCGGCCATGCTTGAAGGTGCGGATCCCGATGTCTTCAGCATAGCGAAGAGGATGTCTTGGGCGGCGAAGCGGACAACGACCAGATCGGAAGACAGGGCTTATAGCCTCCTAGGGTTCTTCAAAGTCAACATGCCCATGTTGTATGGTGAAGGCGAACGGGCATTTATCCGGCTTCAAGAAGAGATTATGAAGATCTCGGATGACCAGTCTCTCTTTGCTTGGaagagcaacagcagcaactaTCGCGGGTTGCTAGCGAAATCTCCCATGGATTTTATCGACTGCTTCAACATCATCCCGTCCAAGTCCAAATGGAATCGAATTCCATACTCCCTTACAACTAAGGGGTTGTCGATAGAGCTACCCATGGTACCCTGGGCCATGGAGACATATCTTGCTGCGCTTGATTGTGAGCTGGAAAACATTCCCAACAGTCGCGTCGGAATCTACCTGCAACTTCTCCCAGAAAGAGATCA GCAAGATTGGCATCGAAAGCCCAATTCAAGCAAGTCTACATTCGACAAAGAGATTATAGAGAGCGTCCGATGA
- a CDS encoding Choline transport protein: MSDKVKPSTPIQQTISNHVGTVEDVRLKRDFGTWGILSIAWNMVNIFGGMSYIFVVGFSAGGIPSIFYGFIGSSFCVLCIMATLAECASMFPTAGGAYHFATFLAPEKYRRYISYPLGWLNYLGWVFTIASCSAIATWLTFSLVNLCKPEVSVTTRWQLFLVYIAWSVGLNHLTISLSLGAASMVGFVGFVIALLARSPKADTAFAFKDIVNETGYSTAAMAVVLGLYNSMVAFICLDAACHMAEELPHPAVQIPRVLYITMATQFTVGVIYIFTIGFSITDINVIIKTPTGVPIIEVVRQGLKSDAAAIVFNVVLLINFMASTTGAMLASSRQGYALARDGGLFFKQALTKIQPRFMVPLQSLNLCFGLSILIGIVYLFSTQAFNALLGAEALFMLLSYAPPSLMMLIFGRAQLKTTKFSLHRLGYFYAGVAVVYTAIVTVLVMIPQVHPVTASNMNYTILFAGSFAILCLIMWVLDARKSYKPPTFEQFVVNVAPPEDRGVFVEGDNSHHKHGVE; this comes from the exons ATGTCAGACAAAGTCAAACCCAGCACGCCTATCCAGCAGACAATCTCAAACCACGTCGGAACGGTAGAAGATGTGAGGCTGAAGCGCGACTTTGGCACATGGGGCATCCTGTCCATCGCATGGAACATGGTCAACATCTTTGGCGGCATGTCCTACATTTTTGTGGTGGGATTCTCGGCTGGAGGCATCCCTTCCATCTTTTACGGCTT CATAGGCTCTTCGTTCTGCGTTCTCTGTATCATGGCAACTCTAGCTGAGTGCGCTTCCATGTTTCCCACGGCAGGCGGCGCTTATCATTTTGCCACCTTTCTCGCTCCCGAGAAGTACCGAAGATATATCAGCTATCCGCTTGGCTGGCTCAACTACCTTGGCTGGGTCTTCACCATCGCCTCCTGCTCAGCCATCGCCACATGGTTGACCTTTTCTCTGGTCAACCTATGCAAGCCCGAGGTCTCAGTGACCACCCGGTGGCAGCTGTTCCTAGTTTATATCGCCTGGT CCGTTGGGCTCAATCATCTGaccatctctctctctctagGTGCAGCCAGCATGGTTGGGTTTGTGGGATTTGTCATTGCTCTCCTCGCTCGCAGTCCAAAGGCAGATACTGCGTTTGCTTTTAAAGATATCGTCAATGAGACGGG TTACTCGACTGCTGCAATGGCAGTTGTCCTGGGTCTGTACAATAGCATGGTTGCTTTCATCTGCCTGGACGCAGCTTGTCACATGGCCGAAGAGCTTCCGCATCCTGCTGTTCAAATTCCGAGGGTCTTGTACATTACTATGGCCACTCAATTCACGGTCGGAGTAATCTACATCTTCACAATTGGCTTCTCCATTACAGATATCAACGTCATTATCAAAACACCAACTGG CGTCCCAATCATTGAGGTTGTGCGACAAGGTCTCAAGAGCGACGCTGCTGCCATAGTCTTCAACGTCGTCTTGCTGATCAATTTTATGGCATCCACAACTGGAGCTATGCTTGCCTCCAGCCGCCAAGGATACGCTCTCGCCCGGGATGGTGGCCTATTCTTCAAGCAAGC GCTCACCAAGATTCAGCCCAGGTTCATGGTCCCACTACAGTCGCTCAATCTTTGTTTCGGACTTTCGATACTAATCGGCATTGT ATATCTCTTCTCAACACAAGCATTCAACGCTTTGTTGGGAGCTGAGGCACTCTTTATGCTTTTGAGCTACG CGCCCCCGtccttgatgatgctcaTCTTCGGTCGAGCACAGCTGAAAACGACCAAGTTCAGTCTCCATCGGCTCGGATACTTTTACGCAGGTGTGGCGGTTGTCTACACGGCAATAGTAACTGTTCTTGTCATG ATCCCCCAGGTGCACCCGGTCACAGCGTCCAACATGAACTACACAATCCTCTTCGCCGGTAGTTTTGCTATCTTGTGTCTCATAATGTGGGTGCTGGATGCCAGAAAATCGTACAAGCCCCCGACATTTGAGCAATTTGTGGTTAACGTGGCTCCGCCTGAGGACAGAGGGGTGTTTGTAGAGGGTGACAACTCGCACCACAAGCATGGTGTAGAGTAG
- a CDS encoding Zn(2)-C6 fungal-type domain-containing protein, whose protein sequence is MPGIRSRGGCWSCRQKRRKCDEAKPSCETCKTRGIVCGGYEMRFTEFRAQGNYSGQLVCKLARGSAPENGPPKSTRRRGPAATRRTSTTRQLSPPPPPPKPPPQPSVPAPDNASTQSAPANQSQDSVCSLPAGTADEVLPDRPPAVFGPTPPPLQGTETGPEEPQGCQNCRRLSSTAASQTNVSPARSILAASYSPATSQNDMATHRPSGSDSDRQDQDWGILEPADALGLDSHLGFGTQDDGIWHLMQSDLDAPIGFWTPTSPRQDVGLLELAEISNNDHQHIEQGVGQDMHEFSTDSMEGLDDLPRPQVDPGPETAGLLSREAMVLLDIDSSAASTFGSHDGLGLSSFSTSIQDITSYSDFIFSVLAPGFYPVAPHHHPFKLVYGKLASICPPLRATILGASALHLGGMSQLPPGVVSLYRDASRVSFSSAVKSRRRTEALAATILLSIIADSIGSGTACWTSKLGLVRSLLQDKAVTPPSPDSAIVMSFLHLHFSWMTAIARTVKWHDSSLADADTLEFIEDPLHESLFSRDHAKWFCNLPD, encoded by the exons ATGCCAGGAATCCGTTCTCGTGGTG GCTGCTGGAGCTGTCGCCAGAAACGGCGGAAATGCGACGAAGCGAAACCCTCCTGCGAGACTTGCAAGACAAGAGGTATCGTCTGCGGCGGCTACGAAATGCGTTTTACGGAATTCCGAGCTCAAGGAAACTACAGTGGTCAACTGGTTTGCAAGCTCGCAAGGGGCTCTGCTCCCGAGAATGGGCCTCCCAAGTCGACCAGACGAAGAGGACCGGCAGCCACCAGGCGGACATCTACAACCAGACAGCtatcaccgccgccgccgccgccgaaaCCACCCCCTCAGCCATCGGTTCCTGCTCCAGACAACGCCAGCACCCAGTCCGCCCCAGCAAACCAGTCGCAAGACAGCGTCTGCTCTTTGCCTGCCGGAACTGCGGATGAGGTGCTCCCCGATCGACCCCCTGCCGTTTTCGGCCCAACGCCTCCGCCCTTGCAAGGCACGGAAACAGGCCCTGAAGAGCCTCAAGGTTGCCAGAACTGTCGTCGTCTGAGCAGTACCGCCGCATCTCAAACTAACGTTAGCCCCGCCCGGTCCATCCTTGCCGCTTCGTACTCGCCCGCTACATCGCAGAACGACATGGCTACCCACCGGCCTTCGGGGAGTGATAGTGACCGCCAAGATCAGGATTGGGGAATTCTTGAGCCCGCTGATGCCTTGGGACTGGACTCGCACCTTGGCTTCGGGACTCAAGACGACGGAATATGGCACTTGATGCAGTCAGATTTGGATGCTCCAATCGGCTTTTGGACTCCTACCAGCCCACGACAGGATGTGGGACTCTTGGAACTAGCCGAAATCTCCAACAATGACCATCAGCACATAGAACAAGGAGTGGGTCAAGACATGCACGAATTTTCGACAGATTCAATGGAAGGTCTGGATGACCTGCCCAGACCCCAAGTTGACCCTGGCCCCGAAACTGCTGGCCTCTTGAGCCGCGAGGCCATGGTGTTGCTGGACATCGACTCTTCGGCAGCATCAACCTTTGGGAGCCATGATGGGCTTGGATTGtcctccttctcaacctctATTCAGGATATCACCAGCTATTCAGACTTCA TCTTTAGCGTGTTGGCTCCGGGCTTCTACCCCGTGGCCCCGCATCACCATCCATTCAAGCTTGTGTACGGCAAGCTGGCATCAATTTGTCCGCCACTGAGAGCAACTATCCTGGGAGCCTCGGCATTGCACTTGGGCGGCATGAGCCAGCTGCCCCCGGGCGTCGTGTCTCTTTATCGTGACGCGTCCAGGGTGTCGTTCAGCAGCGCCGTCAAGTCCCGAAGGCGAACTGAGGCCCTAGCCGCAACGATACTTCTGTCCATCATCGCAGAT TCTATCGGAAGCGGCACGGCCTGTTGGACGTCAAAGCTGGGCCTAGTGCGCTCTCTGCTACAAGACAAGGCCGTGACGCCACCGAGCCCAGACTCGGCTATCGTCATGTCATTTCTCCACCTGCACTTTAGCTGGATGACGGCGATCGCTAGGACGGTCAAATGGCATGACAGCTCGTTGGCAGATGCTGATACTCTTGAATTTATAGAAG ACCCTCTTCACGAGAGCCTATTCTCAAGGGACCACGCTAAGTGGTTCTGCAACTTGCCTGATTAG
- a CDS encoding PKS-ER domain-containing protein, with amino-acid sequence MSTGVNTPFWMPALFVIEPPPGLSPTHYLGTLGNTGLTAYYGLVIVGEARKSDRIVVSGAAGATGSMVVQIAKKIVGATHVISIAGSDEKCRWVEELGADKCLNYKSPHFERDLYEATSAGVDLFYDNVGGSILDMMLARMSRHGRIAACGAISEYNTSNPCVLKHYFHIISMRLQIRGFILFDYPPAEALEVQNLLQQAIVDGKLSVSDGNETIVSTTFEDVPRTWLRLFDGNNTGKLVTRLVE; translated from the exons ATGTCAACTGGCGTGAATACACCATTCTGGATGCCGGCTCTCTTTGTGATCGAGCCTCCGCCCGGTCTCAGTCCAACGCACTATCTGGGAACCTTGGGCAACACTGGCCTCACAGCTTATTATGGCTTGGTTATTGTCGGTGAAGCTCGCAAGAGTGATAGAATTGTCGTGTCTGGAGCTGCAGGCGCAACTGGAAGCATGGTGGTACAGATTGCAAAGAAGATTGTTGGTGCCACCCATGTGATTAGCATTGCTGGGAGTGATGAAAAATGCCGCTGGGTTGAAGAATTGGGTGCTGATAAGT GCCTCAACTACAAGTCGCCCCATTTCGAACGCGACCTCTACGAGGCAACCAGTGCCGGGGTTGATCTCTTTTACGATAACGTAGGTGGGAGCATTTTGGACATGATGCTTGCTCGCATGTCGAGGCATGGCCGCATTGCTGCTTGTGGAGCAATCTCGGAGTACAATACTAGCAATCCCTGTGTTCTCAAGCACTACTTTCACATAATATCCATGAGGCTACAGATCAGAGGGTTCATCCTATTCGACTATCCTCCTGCCGAAGCCCTGGAGGTGCAGAATCTTCTTCAGCAAGCCATTGTGGATGGTAAGCTCAGTGTCTCGGATGGAAATGAGACCATCGTCTCGACGACGTTCGAAGACGTGCCAAGGACATGGCTGAGACTGTTCGATGGGAATAATACGGGAAAGCTAGTCACGAGACTAGTGGAATGA